DNA from Triticum aestivum cultivar Chinese Spring chromosome 7D, IWGSC CS RefSeq v2.1, whole genome shotgun sequence:
TGGACGGCGGACCGGCTCTCTCGCCGCGGGCTCCCGCATGAACCGGCCTGTGTGTCGTGCTCGCAGCAGGCCGAGACCCTGCACCATATCCTTGTCGAGTGTGTTTTTGCCCGCACCATCTGGCAGGGCATCCTCTCCTGGTGTTGTCCCACAGCCGCGGTTCCGGATGGCACGCTTGGGTTCTTCGACTGGCTGAGTGAGACCCTTCCTCTGATGACTGCCGACAAGCGTCGTGGGATCTCCACCATTGCGGTGCTTACGGCTTGGTCTCTTTGGCGCCATCGTAATGTTGTGATCTTCGACAAGATAGCTCCCTCCTCCACCTCTCTCCTAGCGGCAATTCAAGAGGCACGCTCCTGGAGCCAAGCACCATTATCCCTGTAATGTAACTGGTCTTGTAGGGCTGAGCATCCCATTCCCATGCTCGCTTGCATCGCAGTAGCACTTTCCTGTGCACGCAACCACGATGTCAACCTGTATTTTCTATCCCCTATCAATGCAAAGATACGCTTCCAAGCGTATTCACGAAAAAATGTTGCAACTTCCGTTATCAACACACAACAAATTTCATTGCAATACATCGCTAGTTATTACAATCGCAGCCTTGGAGATGCCAAGCAAGTAGAGACGCGCACTttcctgaaagaaaaaaaaacaagtaGAGACGCGCACCGCGCTGCTGTTCTGGGGAATCCATGGAAGCGGCAATGGCGAGCTCGGTGGTAGGATCGAGGGCCGAATTCGGGTCCCGCCTAGGGCTCGCGAGGCCTTGGCTCAGACCCACCGGCGGCCGCGGCGGTCCTCATACCCCTCTCTCGTTTCGCCATCTGCCATGGCCGACCTCGCGCCTCGTCCGCAGCAGAGCAGCCCGGACTCGGGGCGTCGTCGCCGCCGCAAACCCTCACCAGCAGCAGGTCGGAGTGGAAGGGATTGCGGCGATGGAGCCCGAGAGGGGCAGCCCCGGTGAGGTGCTTGTTCTTTCTTCCCCTTCCTGTTACGATTTGTCCGTGACGGCGGCGAGCCCCATCCATCATGCGGCGGATCTGTATTGCAGGTGAGGGAGGAGATTGCGAGGTGCTACGAGCTCGTCCGCCGCCTCGGCCGGGGCGCCGTCTACCTCGGCTCCTCCAGGGTGCCGGCCGCGCACCCCCACTACCACCAGACCGCCCAGCTCGCGGCGGAGATAGCCAAGCTGCTGGACTGCACCACATGGACGGGCGCCGGCCCCGGGCTCATGGATGCTGCTATCCAGGGCGCCCTCGAGGCAGGCAAGCCGATCGGCGGCTTCAAGATCGGCAAAGAGGCCGGTGAATGGACAGCCTCGAACTTCCACCCTTACCTGCCCTCGGAGACTTACCTCACCTGCAGGTTCTTCTCGGCAAGGAAGCATGGCTTAGTGGATGCTGTAGTACGCAACAACTCTACTGACAGAACCGCCATCGTCGCATTGCCCGGCGGCATTGGGACGCTGGATGAGCTTTTTGAGATCATGGCGCTGATTCAACTGGAGAGGATCGGATCGGCGCTACCGGTCCCGTTCTTGCTGATGAATTATGACTCTTATTACTCCAAACTGCTGGAGTTTCTGAATGACTGCGAGGACTGGGGTACAGTCTCTCCAGGGGAAGTGGCATCGCTGTGGAAGATTTGCAGTGGGAACCATGAAGCCTTGGAGTACTTGGCACAGTTCTATGATGTGCCTACTGGGGAAAGGAATTATGGCATATCATCACCGTCGAAGGAAGACAGGGTTCCTTCGTACACCGTCAGGAGATGACACAAGCTCTTCTCAAGAATGTTGTCTCTTTTTTTTCCCTTATGCAAAATATCATCATTGCAATAATTCTCATTCTCTTATGAGAATGTCAGCACTAATTTTATGGATAGTATCGATTTGTTTTGTTACATGTTTCAATTAGTAATGCAGGGATGGGCGTAACACAAAAAGAGAGCCTCCTTTCCATTTTacaaggattaagatcatataagGAAATATGTACACTACTAACTACGAGTACTAAGCTTGATCAAATAATACAAGTGCCATCACTCTTTGGCCTCCTATTTTATCTTGACTTGTGTGTATTTATGTTAAATCAATACCTTCGCCCAAAAATGTTCCGGTGCAGGATGCTGTTATAGTACCTCAACTATCGGTCAGAAGTTAGGCCTGAAAAAGATTCAAAAAAAGCTGTAATAAACAGTGTGTATTGGGAAAAACTGATAGAAGATACCATATATACGTTCCACGGAGAATGTTGGTATTATCAGTTGCTCTATCAGATAGTGCCTTAGAAACCATAACAAAGCAAAGCACATATACATATATGGAATAAGATGCACTCTAAGAAGTCCCAAGTTCCCATTCAGTTGCTTCAGCAGTCATTCAAATATTTGTTCATCTCTCAGGCGTCATAGTTTGCATTGAAATAGACAACCTTCTCACGTGATTTAATCAACCGGGTTTCCTAATTTTAATCACCATGTAAGGTGCCTGTGGTATCATAACAGTAGAAGTGTGAAACAGGTTAAGCCATGTTTGATCCTGTCTGCCAAGACGCCAGAATACTGAGAACAGTAGAGCATTTCTTCGGTATCTGATTGAAAATTTACTCAGGCAAAGAGAACCAAGAAATTTGATTTTGTTCTTCATGTTTGGTTAATCATTGTAACAGTAATTTTGATGGACATAAGGTTCATCTTGTAAAAAGAAGATTGACCGTAACCAAGAGCAAGAAATTACCACAAATGAAGGGGGCACGTAGTAGCATATGCTCCCTAATGGacagtaaattcaaaataaaatagtaaataaattttaaaattctgatttttttttttgTGTAGATGTCCATGTTAGTGTAGCACAAGTGTGTTTGACAATTTTCATGAGATACGGGATTGCAGTGCTTCTGTGGTGAAAAAACAAAATTAAGTGTAAGTGTGTAACATTTGGAGGTAACATTTGGCGTTTGACTTTTTTTTTGCATAGGTCAAGATGCTTAAGTTTTTCTCTTGAAAATTTATAGGTAGCATTTGGGTGCGACAATGAACACATgtactttttttcaaaaaaaaatggacATTTGCAAATAACATTTTTAGCATGCCCCACATTGGATTTCCGAAAAGAAGGGGTGTAACATTGGATGCAAACCTATAAATTTTTTTTTCTGTAGAACTTTATTTTGGTACAAGTTTTATAATTTTTGACAAGAGAGTTTAATCCATCAAGATATCAAAAATTTATATAAATAATGGGCAGCACATAGAAGCAAGTTTATACAAAGAATGGGCAAGACAAATAGCAAAGAAGATATGCCAAAAATGGACAAGAGAAATAGCAACAGATAAATCAAAGCAAGTTTGTACAAAGAATGGGCAAGACAAATAGCAAAGAAGATATGCAAAGAATGGACAAGAGAAATAGCAACAGATAAATCGAAGCAAGTTTGTACAAAGAATGGGCAAGACAAATAGCAAAGAAGATATGCAAAGAATGGACAAGAGAAATAGCAACAGATAAATCGAAGCAAGTACTTGCCACCATAGTTTTTCCCTCTTGCATCGTTTTAGCTGTAATCTTTCAACGGCAATTTCCATCTTGAGAACCTTACAAACGGCCATATACTTTTTGGGCTGAGAGGTATTAACCTTTATGGCAAACTCTTTTTTAATACTCTCCATAAAGAAATAcgagagtgtttagatcactactgatctaaacgctcttatgtttctttacagagggagcacTCTATAACATAATGTTTGAGTGTCATTCTGAAGTTATCCATTGAAGGACAAGTGTCGCTCATGACCATCTTTGGATTATCCCTATCAAAGGAAGTGAACTGCTCCTCGGATTCACGATGATCAACGGGTAATGCTGTATCATCAGTGTGATTGGCATCAACGACCCAGATATTAGCATCAACAGGAGAGGTGTTAGCGTCATTAGCAGCCTGGCGCGTGCTCTCATCCTCCTTCAGACCAAGCAAAATTATATATCGTGTTCTCGACATGAACATCAAAAATCATATGTTTCTTCCTCTATCACAAGAGTTGATCAATCCACCCCGCTGAAGGTGGCCCGCGCCGCACTCGAAGAACATGTATGTACATCACCGTTAGCCATACAAGGCAGGGGGAAAAATCAATGTCGCAAATAAAGGGTTATCACGTGTAACGCAAAATTAATAATATCGTAAACAATGAAACTGCAGAGCAAATTAAAAGTACTAGTGTTACCTATTAATTGGATTAGCTGCATACTGGCCGTGCTCCTTGTGCAGGCAGACGGCCGACGGAGCGCTCAACTAAGGCGTGTTGTTCATCCCACAATCGAGCATCGTTTGACCAAAGACAACATGCATAGTGTCGACTGAATGCTAGTAGTTGGATATGATTAACTGAGGGCTTGTTCGGCATCACAATGTCGTCCGGTACAGGCAGGGCTAATAACGTTGGTCTTCCACcccgaaataataataataataacgtTGGTCTTCCTTCTCATTTATTTTTAGTTTCTTTAGCATCAATTTTTTTTCTTGCCAAACTTTTTTTCTTCGCaaacattttttttttgagaaaattttCTTCGCAAACATAACGCTGATTGTTGGGATATCCTCTTTAGTTGCCGGCCTGTTGGGCTATAAGAAAGCCCAGACTATGGGGCTCCCGATCTGTCCGCAGGCTCAGGTTTCGGTTGCTATTTCTCgaaaaataaaagttttagttGCTCCTGTGCATACTTTTAGTACCACATCGCTTCCGGAAAGGAAAGGTGAGCTGCTTATATACCGGTCCAAGGACGTTGCTGACACCACCTGGGACATGTGGTTAGCAAATTCAAAATTCACATAGAATTGATATTTGTCTACGGCATGTTTGTTTCGGCCATTAACCTGGGCGTCTCATTAAATGCCTGCTACCACTTCGACATGGAGTGCGTGCATTTCACGGGATGCCTATTTTTTCGAGATTTACAGGAGCTGCTAGGCCTTGTTTGGTTGCTGGGGGAGATGTACTCGGGGTAGAGCTGCCCCGGACTGAAAATTCCTGGCAAAACGAAAAGCCCAGGGAAATTTTGCTTAGATTCATCTTGACATTGATACGTGTCAAGCAGTCACCAGCACACCAGATCTCGCCGCTGGAGCTAGCAGCCGCCGGAGATGCAGATCCAGCCCATCGGATGCATCACACCAGATCTCGCCGCCGGAGCTAGTAGCCGCTAGAGATGCGGATCCAGCCCATCGGATGCAGCGGAGGGGCTTGAGCAGGTCCTCGTCTTCTTTGTTCCTCGGCGAGGAGAGCTTGGAACAGAGAAGAGAGGAGGGGTCGACCAATCGAGGTGGCCGGCGGGAGGGACAAGGAAAGATcgagcgagacggcggcgcggtTTGTGAATAggctaatttttttgaaataatacattttttattaattttcataaatattacgctgggtaattttttttcaaaaataatacaccgtcggcccacaGCAAGCCGATTGgactccagtcggcctacagctggccgactggcccctgtcagcccactggagctaattggctcgctgtgggctaattgtttttgcaaaaaaagtaggcatcaaaaatatatgtttaaaaaaatattaattatttaattaaaaaatgttaaacgtgtataaaaaatgttcctgatgtatacaaaaaatgtacaatatatatgcaaaaaagttgactaaaaatatgttttaaaaagtgttaatcatgtatttaaaaattgttaaatgtgtataaaaaatgttccttatctatacaaaaaatatagaatgtgtatgaaaaaagttgacaccaaaaaatatgtttgaaaaaaaaaatttaatcatgtatttgaaaaaatgttccttatctgtacaaaaaatatagaatgtgtatgaaaaaaagttgacaccaaaaaattatatttgaaaaaaaatgttaatcatgtatttgaaaaaatgttcaatgagtacacaaaaatgtttcatgtattggaatgaaaggttaaacgtgtataaaaaaatgttccagctccggatccggtatgggagcatcacggacctaagcATGATTGGTTGCTCTTTTTTATGGAACTGgaatatttttttcaaacatatttttatggtgtcaactttttttcatacacagtctatattttttgaatagataagaaacattttttatacacacatttaacaatttttaatcatgtatttgaaaaaatgtcaacttttcaaacatatttttttggtgtcaactttttttcatacacattctatattttttgtataaataaggaacattttttatacacacatttaacaatttttaaatacatgcttaacactttttaaaacatattttatgtcaacttttttgcatatatattgtacattttttgtatacatcaggaatattttttatacacgtttaacatttttaattacatgattaacttttttaaaaaatatattttttatgcctactttttttgcaaaacaattagcccacagcgagccaattaggTTCAGAcgcaatcagcccacagtgggccgacaggggccagtcggccagctgtaggccgactggaatccaattggcctgctgtgggccgactaggcccagtcagcctgcagcgggccgacggtgtattatttttgaaatttttttatccagcgtaatatttatgaaaattaataaaaaaatgtattattttaaaaaaaatagctGCGAATAGAGGGAGCGAAAGAAACGAGGGACTTCTCCCACGAGTCGTGGCTGGTGTTTTCTGGTCCCGGGGATTCGGCCGGGGAGGGCCGAAGTTTCCCTGACTTGGGCCTCGACCAAATGGCCCTTCAGAATTCCCTGGGAGAGGTTAGCACGTGCCTTTCTATCCCTGGGATTGGGCCGGGATACCTGGGTTTTCCCCGTGAACCAAACGAGCCCTTAGAGGTTTTCTTCACACAACTTCCCGTAAAACGGATATGGAagctattggagttgctctaagatgAACATATACATACGATCAGGGAAATTTTTTCTTTCTCCCAGTAGCGATCGGGTATAGCATCCGCTGTAGGTGTGCATCTTCCTCCTTTTCCCGCACTATACTAATCATCTCTCACAATCTAGTCCCCAGTTCATGTTTATCAAGAACTAACAATCACACCTTTCTAGTGATAATCAAACCGCAAGCAACTTGATAACACTAGGTCAATCACCGCATACGCATGCGGTGGTTGCTTTTTTATGTTTGTTCGTCGAGCGGAAGAGGCTGCCGTTTTATTACATCACACACAGACCATTGCTACTACATAAGGTTTGTTTTATTACAATCACACACAGACCATTGCTAACATAAGGTTTGCCTCCTCGCAACACTAACATTTGAGCCTGCTCATCTTCAGTGGAGTTCCTTGAGGAAGTCCGCATGATCCACCAGAACCTGCAACCCCAAGAATAACATTAGTCACATACTGATACTGTGGCTGGCTGATTGCCAAGGATAATTCGTTTTCAAGCAATCACTACATCAGTTAGTAATCAATCATGCGTGCAAGCAAGTTCACATACAACCTTTAAGAAATCATGTTCAGTATTGACAACCATGCTGCAGCGAAATTTGAGGTGAAGTTCCATCTCACTTTATTAATTTGCTTTGCGACGTTTAGGATGCTTACTTTCTTCAACTGTGTTCTGCTAATTAAGTGGGTGACGCCTCAAATCTACTAAAGTTTATCTTCCATTATCTAGACAATGGATGATGGTGAGAGACGCAACTGGAGGAAATACAGCTCGGACTATCAATATAAACCTCCTTAAGATGATGCTGTTTTCCAAGTTTCTATTTTACAGAGTAACAGCTTGGCCTTGAAGGTGCCAATAAATTTACTAGTAGACTTTGAAACTATGTATTGAAGGCCTATATTTTTCTTTCCTGAAGTCAAACGGTGCAAAGTCTGACCAAGTTTGTAGTTAAAACTATGAAGAACCATAGCCCACAGTACCAAATTAATACTCAGTATATTTATTAGATACACAGTAAGTATTGTAGTTGTTGATAGTTTTTCTTACAAACATGGTCAGACACTGTACATTTTGGCTTCAGACGAAATTT
Protein-coding regions in this window:
- the LOC123165646 gene encoding probable cytokinin riboside 5'-monophosphate phosphoribohydrolase LOGL5, which translates into the protein MEAAMASSVVGSRAEFGSRLGLARPWLRPTGGRGGPHTPLSFRHLPWPTSRLVRSRAARTRGVVAAANPHQQQVGVEGIAAMEPERGSPGEVREEIARCYELVRRLGRGAVYLGSSRVPAAHPHYHQTAQLAAEIAKLLDCTTWTGAGPGLMDAAIQGALEAGKPIGGFKIGKEAGEWTASNFHPYLPSETYLTCRFFSARKHGLVDAVVRNNSTDRTAIVALPGGIGTLDELFEIMALIQLERIGSALPVPFLLMNYDSYYSKLLEFLNDCEDWGTVSPGEVASLWKICSGNHEALEYLAQFYDVPTGERNYGISSPSKEDRVPSYTVRR